A single region of the Bacteroides luhongzhouii genome encodes:
- the greA gene encoding transcription elongation factor GreA: MAYMSEEGYKKLMAELKELETVERPKISAAIAEARDKGDLSENAEYDAAKEAQGMLEMRINKLKATIADAKIIDESKLKTDSVQILNKVELKNVKNGMKMTYTIVSESEANLKEGKISVNTPIAQGLLGKKVGDVAEITVPQGKIALEVVNISI; encoded by the coding sequence ATGGCTTATATGTCAGAAGAAGGTTACAAGAAACTGATGGCGGAACTGAAGGAACTGGAAACAGTGGAACGCCCGAAGATCTCTGCGGCAATAGCCGAAGCCAGAGATAAAGGAGACTTGTCTGAAAATGCAGAATACGATGCTGCCAAAGAGGCGCAGGGTATGCTTGAAATGCGCATCAACAAATTGAAAGCTACCATTGCAGACGCAAAAATCATTGATGAATCTAAACTGAAAACAGATTCTGTACAGATTTTAAATAAAGTGGAACTGAAGAATGTAAAGAACGGTATGAAGATGACTTATACCATCGTTTCCGAAAGTGAAGCTAACCTGAAGGAAGGAAAGATTTCCGTTAACACCCCAATTGCACAAGGTCTGCTTGGCAAGAAGGTGGGTGATGTAGCCGAAATCACTGTTCCACAAGGTAAAATTGCATTGGAAGTAGTAAACATATCAATTTAA
- a CDS encoding ATP-binding protein, which yields MMKQIPYGITDFSRIQKENYYYVDKTMFIEKIEMQPPYLFLIRPRRFGKSLTLAMLEAYYDVNHAELFDELFGQLYIGQHPTKLHNQFLIMRFNFSEVSSNVNEVELSFKLHCCSKLKDFVFKYEDLLGKEIWDVLDEKIQKEPGAFLSAINSYATRKKNIRIYLLIDEYDNFTNTILSTYGTEFYRKATHGEGFIRGFFNVIKSATTGTGAALERLFITGVSPVTMDDVTSGFNIGTNITNDSWFNDLVGFSENELREMLKYYKGQGVLQESIDEIVAMMKPNYDNYCFSEDTLEQCMFNSDMALYFLKSFVLHHKKPKEIVDPNIRTDFNKLAYLIKLDHGLGENFSVIKEIAEQGEIVTDIVTHFSALEMTDPSNFKSLLFYFGLLSIKGVDMVGRPILHVPNLVVREQLFNFLIQGYIKHDIFKIDMNRMSALFENMAFRGDWKPLFDFIANAVREQSRIREYIEGEAHIKGFLLAYLGMYRYYQLYPEYELNKGFADFFFKPSPSVPVLPPFTYLLEVKYAKAGASEKEICALADEAREQLLRYSEDELVAEAKAKGELKLITIVWRSWELALLEEVIFS from the coding sequence ATGATGAAACAAATACCTTACGGAATAACTGATTTTAGCCGAATTCAGAAAGAGAATTATTATTATGTAGATAAGACAATGTTCATTGAAAAAATAGAGATGCAACCGCCTTATCTGTTTCTGATACGTCCCCGTAGATTTGGGAAGAGTCTGACTTTGGCTATGTTAGAGGCCTATTATGACGTAAATCATGCTGAACTGTTTGACGAGTTGTTTGGTCAGCTATATATAGGTCAGCATCCGACGAAGCTCCACAATCAGTTTCTCATCATGCGATTTAATTTTTCGGAAGTGAGTTCCAATGTCAACGAAGTAGAGCTATCATTTAAGCTACATTGTTGTAGCAAACTTAAAGATTTTGTCTTTAAGTATGAAGATTTGTTAGGAAAAGAAATTTGGGATGTTCTTGATGAGAAAATACAAAAAGAACCCGGTGCTTTTCTGTCTGCGATTAATTCCTATGCTACCCGTAAGAAAAATATTCGTATTTATTTACTCATTGATGAATATGATAATTTCACCAATACCATTCTTTCGACTTACGGTACGGAATTTTACAGGAAAGCAACGCATGGCGAAGGTTTTATTCGTGGCTTCTTTAACGTGATAAAATCCGCTACTACCGGAACCGGAGCTGCTCTTGAACGGTTGTTTATTACCGGAGTGAGTCCGGTGACGATGGATGATGTGACTAGTGGCTTTAACATCGGAACCAATATCACAAATGATTCATGGTTTAATGATTTGGTTGGATTCAGTGAGAATGAGTTACGTGAGATGTTGAAATATTATAAAGGGCAGGGAGTGCTTCAAGAATCTATAGATGAAATAGTTGCCATGATGAAACCCAATTATGACAATTATTGCTTTAGTGAAGATACATTGGAACAGTGTATGTTTAATTCTGACATGGCACTTTATTTTCTGAAATCTTTTGTACTTCATCATAAAAAGCCTAAAGAAATTGTAGACCCTAACATTCGCACTGACTTTAACAAGTTGGCATATTTGATAAAATTAGATCACGGATTGGGAGAGAATTTTTCTGTTATAAAGGAAATAGCCGAGCAAGGAGAGATTGTTACTGACATTGTTACTCATTTTTCTGCATTGGAGATGACGGACCCCAGTAATTTCAAGTCTTTATTATTCTATTTCGGACTTCTTTCCATTAAAGGTGTGGACATGGTGGGAAGGCCCATTTTACATGTACCGAATTTAGTTGTAAGAGAACAGCTGTTTAATTTCTTGATACAAGGCTACATCAAGCATGATATCTTTAAAATTGACATGAACAGGATGAGTGCTTTATTTGAGAATATGGCTTTCAGGGGAGACTGGAAACCTTTGTTCGATTTTATCGCCAATGCTGTTCGTGAGCAAAGCCGTATCCGTGAATATATTGAAGGTGAAGCGCACATTAAAGGCTTCTTGCTTGCCTATTTAGGGATGTATCGTTATTACCAGCTCTATCCGGAATACGAATTGAATAAGGGTTTTGCAGATTTCTTCTTCAAACCTAGTCCGTCGGTTCCCGTACTGCCTCCTTTCACCTATTTGCTTGAGGTGAAATATGCAAAAGCCGGTGCTTCGGAAAAAGAAATATGTGCCCTTGCTGATGAGGCGCGCGAACAGTTACTTCGTTATAGTGAAGATGAGCTGGTGGCAGAAGCCAAGGCGAAAGGTGAGCTGAAGTTAATTACTATTGTTTGGCGTAGCTGGGAACTTGCCTTATTGGAGGAAGTAATTTTTTCTTAA
- a CDS encoding DMT family transporter, with product MKNKKLEANLSMAVSKVFSGLNMNALKYLLPLWMSPLTGATLRCTFAAAAFWVIGWFMPPEKSSAKDKWLLFLLGALGLYGFMFLYLAGLSKTTPVSSSIFTSLQPIWVFLMMIFFYKEKATTKKIIGISIGLIGALVCILTQQSDDLASDAFTGNMLCLLSSVVYAVYLILSQRILTAIGAVTMLRYTFSGAAVSAMIVTFITGFDAPVFSMPFHWTPFLILMFVLIFPTTISYMLLPVGLKYLKTTVVAIYGYLILIVATIASLALGQDRFSWTQTFAIIFICIGVYLVEVAESKEK from the coding sequence ATGAAGAATAAGAAACTGGAAGCCAATCTTAGCATGGCCGTCTCGAAAGTTTTTAGCGGTTTAAATATGAATGCCCTGAAGTATCTTCTGCCTTTGTGGATGAGTCCGCTGACAGGGGCAACCCTTCGCTGCACATTTGCGGCAGCAGCCTTTTGGGTAATCGGGTGGTTTATGCCTCCGGAGAAATCATCTGCCAAAGACAAATGGCTCCTCTTCCTGTTGGGAGCCTTGGGGCTTTACGGCTTTATGTTTCTCTACCTGGCCGGATTGAGTAAAACAACCCCTGTTTCCAGTTCCATTTTTACCAGCCTCCAGCCTATCTGGGTTTTTCTTATGATGATATTCTTTTATAAGGAGAAGGCGACCACTAAAAAAATCATAGGAATTTCTATCGGTCTGATAGGAGCATTGGTTTGTATCTTAACCCAGCAAAGTGATGATTTGGCGTCCGATGCTTTCACGGGAAATATGCTTTGTCTTCTTAGTTCTGTGGTATATGCTGTCTATCTGATTCTTAGTCAGCGTATTCTGACTGCCATCGGAGCAGTAACAATGTTGCGATATACTTTTTCCGGTGCTGCCGTATCCGCCATGATCGTAACGTTTATTACAGGATTCGATGCTCCGGTATTCTCCATGCCATTCCATTGGACACCTTTCCTTATCTTGATGTTCGTATTGATTTTTCCGACCACCATCAGTTATATGTTACTGCCTGTCGGTCTGAAATATCTGAAAACAACGGTGGTTGCCATTTATGGTTATCTGATTCTGATTGTAGCAACTATTGCTTCCCTTGCTTTGGGGCAAGACCGTTTTAGCTGGACGCAAACGTTTGCCATTATTTTTATCTGTATCGGAGTTTACCTGGTTGAAGTAGCCGAGAGTAAAGAGAAATAA
- a CDS encoding HIT family protein, producing the protein MATIFSRIIAGEIPCYKVAENEKFFAFLDINPLVKGHTLVVPKQEVDYIFDLSDEDLAAMHVFAKKVARAIEKAFPCKKVGEAVIGLEVPHAHIHLIPIQKESDMLFSNSKLKLSDEEFKSIAQAINSSL; encoded by the coding sequence ATGGCAACAATATTCAGTAGAATCATCGCAGGCGAAATCCCCTGCTACAAGGTGGCGGAAAACGAAAAGTTTTTTGCGTTTCTCGATATCAATCCGTTGGTAAAGGGACACACATTGGTGGTGCCCAAACAGGAAGTAGACTATATTTTCGATTTGAGCGATGAGGACCTGGCTGCTATGCATGTATTTGCAAAGAAAGTGGCCCGTGCCATTGAAAAAGCTTTCCCCTGCAAAAAGGTGGGCGAAGCGGTTATCGGACTGGAAGTTCCTCATGCACATATTCATTTAATTCCTATTCAAAAGGAATCGGATATGTTGTTTTCGAATTCTAAACTGAAATTGTCAGATGAAGAATTCAAATCCATAGCACAAGCGATCAACTCCTCTCTATAA
- a CDS encoding MFS transporter yields the protein MKIQTGRGTIPLITLIAIWSISALTSLPGLAVSPILGDLTKIFPKATDLDIQMLTSLPSLLIIPFILLGGKLTEKVDYVRVLKVGLWLFAASGILYLISNRMWQLIVVSALLGIGSGLIIPLSTGLVSKYFVGTYRVKQFGLSSAITNFTLVIATAVTGYLAEVSWHLPFLVYLLPLVSILLVGHLKEDRSGEVAFTASSSSAAATTATETSPTEDSKAARQSAIDIGGSKYGIHIKHLIELMLFYGVITYIVVVVIFNLPFLMEKHHFSSGNSGLMISLFFLAITAPGFCLDKIVGLFKERTKTYSLLSIALGLLLIWIAPIEWLIIPGCILVGLGYGIIQPMLYDKTTQTALPQKTTLALAFVMMMNYLAILLYPFIVDFFQWVFHTQSQEFPFILNLLITIVTLFWAYRRRHTFLFNDQLK from the coding sequence ATGAAGATACAGACGGGACGAGGAACAATTCCTCTTATCACTTTAATTGCCATCTGGTCTATTTCGGCATTGACTTCATTGCCGGGACTAGCTGTTTCACCTATATTGGGTGACCTTACGAAGATATTTCCGAAAGCTACGGATCTGGACATACAGATGTTGACCTCACTGCCATCATTGCTCATCATTCCTTTTATATTGCTGGGGGGTAAGCTGACAGAGAAAGTCGATTATGTCCGTGTATTGAAAGTCGGACTCTGGCTTTTTGCCGCAAGCGGCATTCTGTATCTGATTTCCAATCGAATGTGGCAGTTGATTGTGGTAAGTGCCTTGCTTGGTATCGGCTCCGGACTTATTATCCCTTTATCTACCGGCTTGGTTTCCAAATATTTTGTAGGGACTTATCGGGTGAAACAGTTCGGATTGAGTTCGGCCATTACTAATTTCACGTTAGTGATAGCAACTGCCGTGACGGGCTATCTGGCAGAAGTCAGTTGGCACCTGCCTTTTCTTGTCTATCTCCTCCCGTTGGTTTCCATCCTGCTGGTAGGACATTTGAAAGAAGACCGCTCCGGAGAAGTCGCTTTTACAGCATCTTCTTCGTCTGCAGCAGCTACTACGGCGACGGAGACGAGTCCGACAGAAGACAGCAAAGCTGCCCGGCAGTCTGCCATAGACATAGGAGGCAGCAAATATGGTATTCACATCAAACATCTGATAGAACTGATGCTTTTTTATGGAGTGATTACATATATTGTGGTAGTAGTGATCTTCAATCTGCCTTTCTTAATGGAAAAGCATCACTTCTCCAGTGGTAATTCCGGACTGATGATTTCGCTTTTCTTCCTGGCCATCACCGCTCCGGGCTTCTGCCTGGATAAGATTGTAGGCTTGTTTAAAGAACGTACGAAGACATATAGCCTGTTGTCGATAGCATTAGGCCTATTGTTAATTTGGATAGCTCCGATTGAATGGCTGATTATTCCCGGATGTATTCTGGTCGGTTTAGGGTATGGCATTATCCAGCCCATGCTCTATGATAAGACCACACAGACCGCATTGCCGCAAAAGACCACGTTAGCTTTGGCATTTGTGATGATGATGAACTACCTGGCTATTTTGCTCTATCCCTTTATCGTCGATTTTTTCCAATGGGTATTTCATACCCAATCACAAGAGTTTCCGTTTATTCTTAATCTGCTGATTACCATTGTGACTCTTTTCTGGGCATACCGGCGCCGTCATACCTTTTTGTTTAACGACCAATTGAAATAA
- a CDS encoding helix-turn-helix domain-containing protein, which yields METEELTIGRVHHGRNIRRTRIEKNMNQEGLSELVHLSQPAVSKYEKMKVIDDEMLQRFARALNVPFDYLKTLEEDAQTVVFENNTVNDSEQNTGGAKINIGTVKSYTEDTDSSNDNRVNNFNPIDKITELYERLLKEKDEKYAALERRLQNIEKSLQK from the coding sequence ATGGAAACAGAAGAATTGACAATTGGGAGAGTCCATCACGGACGCAATATACGTCGTACCCGTATTGAAAAGAATATGAACCAGGAGGGTTTGAGTGAATTAGTACATCTCTCACAACCTGCTGTTTCTAAATATGAGAAGATGAAAGTGATTGATGATGAGATGTTGCAGCGTTTTGCACGTGCATTGAATGTCCCTTTCGATTATCTCAAGACTTTGGAGGAGGATGCACAGACGGTGGTGTTCGAGAATAATACGGTGAATGATTCGGAACAAAATACAGGTGGGGCAAAGATTAATATTGGTACTGTGAAATCCTATACCGAAGATACTGACAGTAGTAATGATAATCGGGTAAACAATTTCAATCCTATCGACAAAATCACTGAACTCTACGAGCGTCTTTTAAAAGAAAAGGATGAAAAGTATGCAGCATTAGAACGCCGTTTGCAGAATATTGAAAAAAGTCTGCAGAAATAA
- a CDS encoding TlpA disulfide reductase family protein, with protein sequence MKKVTFAALAALTITACSSGPKFQVNGDVSGADGKMLYLEASGLEGIVPLDSVKLKGEGTFSFKQPRPESPEFYRLRIDDKIINFSVDSIETIQIKAPYVDFSTTYTVEGSENSNKIKELTLKQIRLQKEVDDLLAALRSNRMGHDVFEDSLATLLNNYKEDVKVNYIFAAPNTAAAYFALFQKLNNYLIFDPLNNKDDVKCFAAVATSLNNAFPHAVRSKNLYNIVIKGMKNTRQPQAKALEIPQEKIVETGIIDIALRDVKGNVRKLTDLKGKVVLLDFSVFQSPAGSPHNLMLRELYNEYAKQGLEIYQVSLDADEHYWKTAADNLPWVCVRDGNGVYSTNVAVYNVRQVPSIFLINRNNELKLRGEDIKDLEAAVKSLL encoded by the coding sequence ATGAAAAAGGTTACTTTTGCAGCGCTCGCCGCACTTACTATTACAGCTTGTAGTTCCGGTCCTAAATTCCAGGTGAACGGGGATGTATCAGGAGCCGACGGTAAAATGCTTTATCTCGAAGCTTCCGGTCTGGAAGGTATTGTTCCGCTCGATTCAGTGAAGCTGAAGGGGGAAGGCACATTCAGTTTCAAGCAGCCTCGTCCCGAATCACCCGAATTTTATCGCTTGCGGATTGACGACAAAATCATCAACTTTTCTGTAGATTCTATCGAAACGATTCAGATCAAAGCTCCGTATGTGGATTTCTCCACGACTTACACGGTGGAAGGTTCGGAAAACAGCAACAAGATAAAAGAGCTGACGTTGAAGCAGATCCGCCTTCAAAAAGAGGTGGACGACTTGCTGGCAGCTTTACGCAGTAACAGAATGGGACATGATGTGTTCGAAGACAGTCTGGCAACATTGCTCAACAATTATAAGGAAGATGTCAAAGTGAACTATATTTTCGCTGCTCCCAACACGGCAGCCGCTTACTTTGCCCTGTTCCAAAAACTCAATAATTATCTGATATTCGATCCGTTGAACAATAAAGACGATGTGAAATGTTTCGCTGCTGTTGCTACGAGCCTCAACAATGCGTTCCCTCATGCCGTACGTTCCAAGAACCTTTATAATATTGTAATCAAAGGAATGAAGAACACGCGCCAGCCACAGGCAAAAGCATTGGAGATTCCCCAAGAGAAAATAGTGGAAACCGGAATTATCGACATCGCCCTGCGTGACGTGAAAGGAAATGTGCGCAAGCTGACCGACCTGAAAGGAAAAGTCGTATTGCTCGATTTCTCTGTATTCCAGTCGCCTGCCGGATCTCCTCATAACCTGATGCTTCGCGAACTATATAATGAATACGCAAAACAAGGATTGGAAATATACCAGGTATCTCTCGATGCGGACGAACACTACTGGAAAACTGCGGCAGACAATCTTCCCTGGGTTTGTGTACGCGATGGAAACGGAGTATATTCTACAAACGTAGCTGTATATAATGTTCGTCAGGTTCCATCTATCTTTTTGATTAATCGTAACAACGAATTGAAGCTTCGTGGCGAAGATATCAAGGATTTGGAAGCAGCTGTCAAGTCATTGCTCTAA
- a CDS encoding glutamate decarboxylase, with product MEDLNFRKGDAKTDVFGSDRMLQPSPVEKIPDGPTTPEVAYQMVKDETFAQTQPRLNLATFVTTYMDEYATKLMNEAININYIDETEYPRIAVMNGKCINIVANLWNSPEKDTWKTGALAIGSSEACMLGGVAAWLRWRKKRQAQGKPFDKPNFVISTGFQVVWEKFAQLWQIEMREVPLTLEKTTLDPEEALKMCDENTICIVPIQGVTWTGLNDDVEALDKALDAYNAKTGYDIPIHVDAASGGFILPFLYPEKKWDFRLKWVLSISVSGHKFGLVYPGLGWVCWKGKEYLPEEMSFSVNYLGANITQVGLNFSRPAAQILGQYYQFIRLGFQGYKEVQYNSLQIAKYIHSEIAKMVPFVNYSEDVVNPLFIWYLKPEYAKKAKWTLYDLQDKLSQHGWMVPAYTLPSKLEDYVVMRVVVRQGFSRDMADMLLGDINNAIAELEKLEYPTPTRMAQEKNLPVEAKMFNHGGHRKTVKK from the coding sequence ATGGAAGATTTAAATTTCAGAAAAGGTGATGCAAAAACCGATGTATTTGGTTCAGACAGAATGTTACAACCCTCTCCGGTAGAGAAAATACCTGATGGACCTACTACTCCTGAAGTCGCCTATCAAATGGTGAAAGATGAAACATTTGCTCAAACCCAACCACGTCTGAATCTGGCTACTTTCGTTACCACTTATATGGATGAATACGCCACTAAGCTGATGAATGAGGCCATTAACATCAACTACATTGATGAAACAGAATATCCGCGTATCGCAGTGATGAACGGTAAATGTATCAACATCGTTGCCAACTTGTGGAACTCCCCCGAAAAAGACACTTGGAAAACAGGTGCGTTGGCTATCGGTTCTTCAGAAGCATGTATGCTGGGTGGTGTAGCCGCTTGGCTGCGTTGGCGCAAGAAAAGACAAGCACAGGGCAAACCGTTTGATAAACCAAACTTTGTTATTTCTACAGGTTTCCAGGTTGTTTGGGAAAAGTTTGCACAGTTGTGGCAGATTGAAATGCGTGAAGTGCCTTTGACACTCGAAAAAACCACTCTCGACCCCGAAGAAGCTTTAAAAATGTGTGATGAAAACACCATCTGTATCGTACCGATTCAAGGCGTTACATGGACTGGACTGAATGATGACGTCGAAGCATTGGACAAAGCACTGGATGCCTACAATGCCAAGACCGGTTATGACATTCCTATCCACGTAGATGCCGCCAGTGGTGGTTTCATCCTTCCGTTCCTGTATCCGGAAAAGAAATGGGACTTCCGTTTGAAATGGGTACTTTCTATCAGCGTATCCGGTCATAAGTTTGGCTTGGTATATCCGGGACTCGGATGGGTCTGCTGGAAAGGCAAAGAATATCTGCCCGAAGAAATGTCATTCAGCGTAAATTACCTGGGTGCCAACATTACACAGGTAGGTTTGAACTTCTCTCGTCCGGCCGCACAAATCCTGGGACAATATTATCAATTCATCCGTTTAGGATTCCAGGGTTACAAAGAAGTACAGTACAATTCCCTGCAAATTGCTAAATATATCCACAGCGAAATAGCCAAGATGGTTCCGTTTGTCAACTACTCTGAAGATGTTGTGAACCCATTATTCATCTGGTATCTGAAACCGGAATATGCAAAGAAGGCTAAATGGACTTTGTACGATTTGCAAGACAAATTGTCTCAACATGGTTGGATGGTTCCTGCTTACACATTGCCTTCCAAACTGGAAGATTATGTAGTGATGCGTGTCGTTGTCCGTCAGGGATTCAGCCGTGATATGGCAGATATGCTACTGGGCGACATCAACAACGCTATCGCCGAACTCGAAAAACTGGAATATCCTACTCCTACCCGTATGGCTCAAGAAAAGAATCTTCCGGTAGAAGCTAAGATGTTCAACCACGGCGGTCATCGTAAAACCGTGAAAAAATAA
- the pnp gene encoding polyribonucleotide nucleotidyltransferase: MINPIVKTIELPDGRTITLETGKLAKQADGSVMLRMGNTMLLATVCAAKDAVPGTDFMPLQVEYKEKFAAFGRFPGGFTKREGRASDYEILTCRLVDRALRPLFPDNYHAEVYVNIILFSADGVDMPDALAGLAASAALAVSDIPFNGPISEVRVARIDGQFVINPTFEQLEKADMDLMVAATYENIMMVEGEMHEVSEAELLEAMKVAHEAIKIHCKAQMELTEEVGKTVKREYNHEVNDEDLRKAVREACYDKAYAVAASGNNNKHERFAAFEAIREEFKAQFSEEELDEKAALIDRYYHDVEKEAMRRSILDEGKRLDGRKTTEIRPIWCEVGPLPGPHGSAIFTRGETQSLTSVTLGTKLDEKIIDDVLEHGKERFLLHYNFPPFSTGEAKAQRGVGRREIGHGHLAWRALKGQIPADYPYVVRVVSDILESNGSSSMATVCAGTLALMDAGVKIKKPVSGIAMGLIKNPGEEKYAVLSDILGDEDHLGDMDFKVTGTKDGITATQMDIKVDGLSYDILERALNQAKEGRMHILNKITETIAEPRADLKEHAPRIETMTIPKEFIGAVIGPGGKIIQGMQEETGAVITIEEIDGMGRIEVSGTNKKCIDDAMRMIKAIVAVPEVGEVYKGKVRSIMPYGAFIEFLPGKDGLLHISEIDWKRLETVEEAGIKEGDEIEVKLIDIDPKTGKFKLSRKVLLPRPEKK, encoded by the coding sequence ATGATTAACCCAATTGTTAAGACAATCGAGTTACCTGATGGAAGAACCATCACACTCGAGACGGGAAAGTTGGCAAAACAGGCAGACGGTTCTGTAATGCTCCGCATGGGCAACACCATGTTGTTAGCTACTGTTTGTGCCGCTAAAGATGCAGTTCCCGGAACAGATTTTATGCCTTTACAGGTAGAGTACAAAGAAAAATTTGCGGCATTCGGCCGTTTCCCTGGTGGTTTCACCAAGCGAGAAGGTAGAGCTTCTGATTATGAAATTCTGACTTGCCGTCTTGTCGACCGTGCTCTCCGTCCTTTATTCCCCGATAATTATCACGCAGAGGTATATGTGAACATCATCCTCTTTTCTGCTGATGGTGTGGACATGCCGGATGCATTGGCAGGACTTGCCGCTTCTGCAGCACTTGCCGTTTCAGATATTCCTTTCAACGGACCGATCTCTGAAGTACGTGTAGCGCGTATCGACGGACAGTTCGTTATCAATCCGACTTTTGAACAACTGGAAAAAGCTGACATGGACTTGATGGTAGCCGCTACTTATGAGAACATCATGATGGTAGAAGGTGAAATGCATGAAGTATCCGAAGCTGAATTGCTGGAAGCAATGAAAGTAGCTCACGAAGCTATCAAGATTCATTGCAAAGCGCAGATGGAGTTGACTGAAGAGGTTGGAAAAACTGTAAAACGCGAATACAACCACGAAGTAAATGACGAAGACTTGCGCAAGGCTGTTCGCGAAGCATGTTACGATAAGGCTTACGCAGTTGCCGCTTCAGGAAACAACAACAAACACGAACGTTTTGCTGCTTTCGAAGCGATCCGCGAAGAATTCAAAGCTCAATTCTCTGAAGAAGAGTTGGACGAAAAGGCTGCATTGATCGACCGTTACTACCACGATGTAGAAAAAGAAGCCATGCGCCGTTCTATTCTTGACGAAGGTAAGCGTTTGGATGGTCGTAAGACTACTGAAATCCGCCCGATCTGGTGTGAGGTAGGTCCTCTGCCTGGCCCTCACGGATCTGCTATCTTTACTCGTGGTGAAACACAGTCATTGACTTCTGTTACTCTGGGTACAAAACTGGATGAGAAGATTATCGACGATGTTTTGGAACACGGAAAAGAACGTTTCTTGTTACACTATAACTTCCCTCCTTTCTCTACAGGCGAAGCAAAAGCACAACGTGGTGTGGGCCGTCGTGAAATCGGTCACGGTCACTTGGCTTGGCGTGCTTTGAAGGGACAGATTCCTGCTGATTATCCGTATGTAGTACGTGTGGTTTCAGATATCCTCGAATCTAACGGTTCTTCTTCTATGGCTACCGTATGTGCCGGCACATTGGCATTGATGGATGCAGGTGTGAAGATCAAGAAACCGGTATCGGGTATCGCTATGGGACTGATTAAGAATCCGGGCGAAGAAAAATATGCTGTATTGTCTGATATTCTGGGTGACGAAGACCACTTGGGAGATATGGACTTCAAGGTGACCGGAACAAAAGATGGTATCACTGCTACACAGATGGATATCAAGGTAGACGGTCTGTCTTACGATATTCTGGAACGTGCTTTGAACCAGGCTAAAGAAGGACGTATGCATATCCTTAATAAGATTACTGAAACAATTGCCGAACCACGTGCCGACCTGAAAGAACATGCTCCACGTATCGAAACGATGACAATTCCTAAAGAATTTATCGGTGCTGTGATCGGCCCTGGTGGAAAGATCATCCAAGGTATGCAGGAAGAAACTGGTGCTGTGATTACTATCGAAGAAATTGATGGTATGGGACGCATCGAAGTTTCCGGAACAAACAAGAAATGTATTGATGATGCAATGCGCATGATTAAAGCAATCGTTGCTGTTCCTGAAGTAGGCGAAGTTTATAAAGGTAAAGTTCGTTCTATTATGCCTTATGGTGCATTCATCGAATTCTTGCCGGGCAAGGATGGTTTGCTGCACATCTCTGAGATTGACTGGAAACGTCTGGAAACAGTAGAAGAAGCCGGAATCAAAGAAGGTGATGAAATCGAGGTAAAACTGATTGATATCGATCCGAAAACTGGTAAATTCAAACTTTCTAGAAAGGTTTTGTTGCCAAGACCGGAAAAGAAGTAA